Proteins encoded together in one Festucalex cinctus isolate MCC-2025b chromosome 8, RoL_Fcin_1.0, whole genome shotgun sequence window:
- the bsnb gene encoding protein bassoon isoform X3, with product MGNEASMEGEGQAGQGGPCTAPAAGAPASISAPPDSGQLIKPSNGAPAGGSGTGPGPGINRPPASDQGPKSGVQSSHGTGDRLASHDTPQSAPSYGEQGHGHVSRKSLHVDVGSSRTGRSPSVSPDRGSVPTSPYSVPQIAPMPSSKLCPVCKTADLTGTGDDRPSFNTCTQCRSMVCNQCGFNPNPHLTEVQEWLCLNCQMQRALGMDMTTPRSKSQQQINSPSHAAKPEPKPDVSSQPVPQTQTTPQSRPGQTQPASGPSKQTGPAGPGQQATKLPPGAVPLPGMAKAPSQPDLSRNSPAHHAHHPRQDQTRSAGSSPSRQPPPPEQTFGKLFGFGASLLNQASTLISETTQPQQPSPKQAPKQGGPHGPGPGTPKHSGPPSAQQGSRAPPQKQAAPPDSSKPKACCPLCKTDLNIDNTSEEPNYNTCTQCHSKVCNMCGFNPTPHLVEKKEWLCLNCQTQRALSGSLGDIPSPAAHSVGPTMPPAASNQQPPQQKEADQRSGPKPPGPQQQQKPLGPQDYIKSSTHSLSDTGYSSDGISSYQGEIIGRIHEDAVKLSERGVPISSEITKLETSMKPLLESKTASDQKHRPHSLSVGQGRDISPDDDATRDESDDELSCKLRHDYVEDSSESGLSPLPVRQKKSHKDLTDEEFMRRQIMEMSADEDELEEYGDQKAKKGHKTSGDLNKERRRLPHHSSSFEDAAKESAGVYKAEEEEDVVMAGGLRRFKTIELNNTNSYNRDMELSAEHDLREPELEMESLTGSPEEKSKGEYSSTLPATTPSYTSGTSPTSVSSMEDDSDSSPSRRARLEEAKQQRKARHRSHGPLLPTIEDSSEEDELREEEELLREQEQMRDLEQQRIRSTARKTKRDKEELRAQRRRERSKTPPSNLSPIEDASPTEELRQAAEMEELHRSSCSEYSPSMDSEAEGFEIIGGKLYKSGNEYNLPTFTSLYSPTDKTPSMSSTDKTLKSAEEVYEEMMKKAQLLQKQGKNVTQQKHTVTDNTTLQTGSALSPGSSPTQISTSMSLSTTGNDPRIPGIHAAHHLSKETQNRMVSQSAKIEGVVGGVTTTKIQVSHSATTRNAAGASSQRPSQASPDSTASSLSYKVFSLFKGSSPQTSPTTSPLQSPTHTTPVRPTGSGGRQLPTLPGGPSSTVTSHGAQRSNSPRLIRQQSSQDAPVMVITLGSTAPHPAKPVTVNSSTSPLSSPTQVSYKTLYSSQHPSATSPTSPHSSQQPPKHFSQMAQNAEKTNVASSTQSRGSLSMENISLCKLSNISGTSVVMVQSQTHPANIVDLRAPMRSAPIIMTEQGMDLTSLASDSRKYSLGTDQPSVRHTAVQPLIMNLNAQEQPHVSVSTPTTVSVTVAGTMFISQTKQPIIYGDPLHNRVDLGQGVGSAVCLSQSKTPVSDPSIPKIDACLENLGIQQQQLQLQQQKLLQQQQLLEQQLQQHQQNSSFARYNLANQTPPLVMKKDIVVSQTTSSQPIVTARVAPLASQPVCNAPHEIYGGVALELQNKPTVMNLSTGKPHVMMVQLDESKTSQAGTVTQLVKKEDPPPTPQVLDLTGQIKPENQVACCDVVYNLPFAGSCAGSFTQKPTMVSPDKKSSTETSKAPPPPHYSNSQQQQSPAPQGVKEEHKAYQTPIVPSGRIQPSMSDTNLPSMTDAGHYQRNIKEGMAVDLSNTNQTYDSGYLGIGAQYGSYTDLRHQGDIAGPTLPIRRYGSMSNINSDYCYGPKELTGPQDSNLAQFSATTAREISQMCAALNTVDQFATRYGNNHELIPYGVGRGAHLGRLNLHQSLASIRASLMYGSDGRALSNGQTLTNLINARQASIRALYPAALRGGDGMIYSTINTPIASTLPITTQPGPVLHPMPRGIYRPYPAGVTAVPLASLTRLPQVSPRTPLATQGTYSYPPSNQYSASATTSVTIPTLSTSQHETPMYLGKPSTAVPIIQPTQANAIGTQPDQIQHTSQMMSSSQGQGQLPSVKPAQAQIQQQQLPTQTEPLSLTQTHPQAQSISQPQPPVLTHGNITQSVTAPASKISPSDAQKGKEDERLSQQQEHMLQLERERVELEKLRQMRLHEELERDCMELQRHREKEQLIVQREIQELQTIKQQVLQQQQAERETQLIMQREQLAQQRMQLEQIQSLQQQLQLQLEEQKRQKTAAVEAAAAAAAAEAAAASAVAAATSAQGAIQGVVVGGGPPQGFLICDQSGRVIQQDGQTVQFWQDGQVVQAVVASRPIHSSVSEMSLRSTDKQAESKIMKKQNSMPRLRDSTEDDSGKKIADSCIQTDDEDGEDRFINRRRRTRRIADCSVQTDEEDQADWDQQPVRRRRSRVSKHSESSGETKSEGSSRAVSASIAIQTLNDSSCQTESDQLGRVSPAIHITMADSSKVDLLHYIAAPERTHKGESLACQTEPESQSQGVVAPQLSVPTTISPYSTSLHIVGANTSDPNSQRLQGVAKFERRKPDPLDIGYQQQANETSRQPPKSPQVLYSPVSPLSPHRMLETTFTSQEKLNKAHVTPQQKAFTAESPQRHQSLPRPIKSVQRSMSDPKPLSPTSEDPAKNRFSPYYQQAVSNNQQMASLQQQQQNAVMRKVKRTLPSPPPEETPLPIVTPAQMYSSPGMPQRVLPRPAQGVTKAGLLSELKAVEQESSKLRKQQAELEEEEKEIDAKLRYLELGITQRKETMVKERERRELAYLRCMGDARDYMSDSELNNLRMGTAAPTFDANGLLTRPSTAPLSQFTNDLNATSQYPSTSAYMSYPYPQNQPSTQQPGSSYHQIGFQPPQYPSSSAPQPGTFQPHPPPGPGYQNQGTYSSRMYSQPSYQTDLGMHQHGHQTFHPPSQPMPGQSLPYPSHSSYQPGLSYPSQADILTVHQRPRQTSLADLEQKLPTNYEVISNPAVSVATSAPDGTYGSAYSNAYGQYRPSEPGLTHSGDSPTSAYVPDEHYTSNLEQNIPRNYVMIDDISELTKDNTGQPTDALGHPIGGRYRSENGPGRGGTYGRPEDEPVDAYGRPTGTAGYQSTVDSRTSTTVSGGSYYYDDYKHSSRSNSSSHKGSPKNLAPAVVSSKRSKHRKQGMEQKISKFSPIEEARDVEADLASYTMTTSTGGSCTVVSRSKKQDDTTYGMKRNAYDQQKYYGTSREGLEEEDRMYGSGRSRSTGYGMDKISSRDASGHRSKSYERDAIERSQRSSRSGRPPIRNQNSEEESPISPVGKPVGIGRSSAAANAHDVRNQYGSSHSLPDVQDHHKKDLPRSHVYKPDDPYLVDDMHCAVSDSEAYHLGQEETDWFEKPREARSERSRHHRGGSQSSTGRRTKHTYHDYDEPPEEYAPQDDTHQRHSSASSRDQRYHSNSSGRHNSSRHASEDPRSSRSTRTHPKDTSGRSDGRSASSAQRRGGPDSRSAQGSPRNSGDFSRDPAAGHHHGTGGRSQRQPGERTRRQDPSAAGPKMQQQGHAGQRSSGQSQSGRHPGSEALDGTQQAQQQPLSVQQQQQQPQQHSQPPPSSQPTTTAGTGPPQQQQPKPSHAQTQGRPSGGSAVGQPATTAVKMDATPSATSIGMKPTMAVPTIPQTTKTTPPPLTGIGSKAAPVGIGSKAGGFGSAAAGQAPAEGENVLTKILQGGAAEQAGKLGDALSGLGKKFTSFF from the exons GTGCAGGAGTGGCTATGCCTGAACTGCCAGATGCAGAGAGCGTTGGGGATGGATATGACCACACCACGGTCCAAGAGTCAACAACAGATAAACTCTCCTTCTCATGCTGCCAAACCAGAACCCAAACCTGATGTTTCTTCCCAGCCTGTCCCTCAGACACAGACAACCCCTCAGTCTCGGCCAGGACAGACACAACCCGCTTCAGGCCCTTCTAAACAGACTGGTCCAGCTGGCCCAGGTCAGCAAGCGACAAAGTTGCCTCCAGGGGCAGTGCCTCTCCCTGGCATGGCCAAAGCTCCGTCACAGCCCGATTTGTCCCGAAACTCCCCCGCCCACCACGCCCACCACCCCCGCCAGGATCAGACGCGCAGCGCAGGCAGCTCTCCTTCACGACAGCCCCCACCTCCCGAGCAGACTTTTGGGAAATTATTTGGCTTTGGTGCTTCGCTCCTTAACCAAGCCAGTACACTTATATCTGAGACCACTCAACCTCAACAACCATCCCCAAAACAGGCCCCCAAACAAGGCGGGCCTCATGGTCCAGGGCCTGGGACACCGAAACACTCAGGACCTCCATCTGCACAACAAGGGTCTCGAGCGCCGCCTCAAAAGCAAGCCGCTCCTCCAGATTCCTCCAAACCCAAAGCTTGTTGTCCCCTTTGCAAGACGGACCTTAACATTGACAACACAAGTGAAGAACCCAACTATAACACATGCACCCAGTGCCACTCCAAAGTGTGCAACATGTGCGGATTCAACCCCACACCACACCTAGTTGAG aaaaaaGAATGGCTCTGCTTGAACTGCCAGACACAGAGGGCTCTGTCAGGAAGTTTAGGAGATATTCCAAGCCCTGCCGCACATTCTGTTGGTCCCACCATGCCACCCGCAGCGTCTAATCAGCAACCACCTCAGCAGAAAGAGGCTGATCAGCGGTCAGGGCCAAAGCCCCCAGGTCCTCAGCAGCAACAGAAACCACTGGGTCCCCAA GATTACATCAAATCAAGTACACATAGTTTAAGTGACACTGGATACTCCTCAGATGGAATCTCTAGCTATCAAGGGGAGATTATTGGTCGGATTCATGAAGACGCAGTCAAGCTCAGTGAGAGGGGTGTGCCCATTTCCTCTGAAATCACTAAGTTAGAAACATCAATGAAGCCTCTGTTGGAGTCGAAAACGGCATCAGACCAGAAGCATAGGCCTCATTCACTGTCTGTTGGACAGGGACGGGACATAAGTCCAGATGACGATGCAACAAGAGATGAATCAGATGATGAGCTCAGCTGTAAGCTTCGTCATGATTATGTGGAAGACAGCAGTGAAAGTGGTCTCTCGCCATTACCAGTAAGACAAAAGAAGTCACATAAAGATTTAACAGATGAAGAGTTTATGAGGAGGCAAATTATGGAGATGAGTGCCGATGAAGATGAGTTGGAGGAATACGGCGACCAGAAGGCTAAGAAAGGACATAAAACTAGTGGGGATTTGAACAAAGAGAGACGACGACTCCCTCACCATTCCAGTAGTTTTGAGGATGCAGCCAAAGAATCAGCAGGTGTGTATAAggcagaagaagaggaagatgtTGTAATGGCTGGGGGTCTTCGCCGTTTTAAGACAATTGAGTTGAATAACACTAACAGTTATAACAGAGACATGGAACTCAGTGCTGAGCATGACCTACGAGAACCAGAACTAGAGATGGAGAGTCTGACTGGTTCGCCAGAAGAGAAGTCTAAAGGAGAATATTCATCCACTTTACCTGCTACCACTCCTAGCTACACTTCAGGAACTTCACCAACATCAGTATCATCCATGGAAGATGACAGTGACAGCAGCCCTAGTCGAAGAGCAAGACTAgaggaagcaaaacagcagAGGAAAGCAAGACATCGCTCACATGGGCCATTGCTGCCCACAATTGAGGACTCCTCAGAGGAGGATGAGCTCAGAGAGGAAGAAGAGCTGTTAAGAGAACAGGAACAAATGAGAGATCTTGAGCAACAGAGGATTCGAAGTACTGCTCGAAAAACAAAGAGAGATAAGGAGGAACTGCGAGCACAGAGACGCCGGGAAAGATCCAAAACTCCCCCCAGTAATCTCTCTCCCATTGAGGATGCATCGCCAACTGAAGAGCTGAGACAGGCTGCAGAGATGGAAGAGCTCCACAGGTCATCATGTTCTGAGTACTCACCCTCAATGGACTCTGAAGCAGAAGGCTTTGAGATAATAGGTGGCAAGCTCTACAAGTCAGGAAATGAATATAACCTTCCGACTTTTACATCACTATACTCTCCAACAGACAAGACACCATCTATGTCGTCTACTGATAAAACACTAAAAAGTGCAGAGGAAGTCTATGAGGAGATGATGAAGAAAGCCCAGCTCCTTCAGAAACAAGGAAAAAATGTCACACAGCAGAAACATACGGTTACTGACAATACAACCCTTCAAACAGGTTCTGCCTTAAGCCCTGGCTCAAGCCCAACCCAGATTTCTACATCCATGTCCTTGTCCACAACGGGAAATGACCCacggattccaggaattcatgcagcacatcaTCTTTCAAAAGAAACTCAAAATAGAATGGTGTCACAGAGTGCCAAAATTGAAGGTGTTGTTGGCGGAGTTACCACGACCAAAATACAAGTTAGTCACAGTGCTACAACTCGAAATGCAGCTGGCGCTAGCTCCCAACGGCCATCGCAGGCCTCACCCGACTCTACAGCATCCTCTCTATCTTACAaagttttttctcttttcaaaGGGTCCAGCCCGCAAACCTCACCCACCACTTCTCCTTTACAAAGCCCAACACATACAACACCCGTGCGTCCCACAGGAAGTGGTGGCAGGCAGTTGCCAACTCTGCCTGGCGGGCCATCATCAACTGTAACTTCCCATGGAGCTCAACGGTCTAATTCACCACGTCTTATACGACAACAGTCCTCTCAAGATGCACCAGTAATGGTCATAACACTCGGCTCTACAGCGCCTCATCCTGCCAAACCTGTAACTGTCAATTCATCCACTTCCCCTTTATCATCACCAACACAGGTGAGCTATAAAACTCTGTATAGCTCCCAGCATCCATCAGCAACTTCTCCAACTTCACCGCATTCGTCCCAGCAGcccccaaaacatttttcacaaatggctcaaaatgctgaaaaaacaaatgttgctAGTAGCACACAGAGTCGTGGATCACTTTCTATGGAGAATATATCTCTATGTAAACTCTCAAATATTTCAGGCACTTCAGTGGTCATGGTCCAAAGTCAAACCCATCCAGCTAATATTGTGGATCTTAGAGCCCCAATGAGATCTGCCCCAATTATAATGACAGAACAAGGGATGGATCTAACATCTTTAGCTTCTGACTCGAGAAAGTACTCTTTGGGGACAGATCAGCCATCTGTTCGACACACAGCAGTGCAACCTCTAATCATGAACCTGAATGCACAAGAGCAACCACATGTATCCGTATCAACACCAACAACAGTAAGTGTAACAGTTGCAGGTACTATGTTCATATCACAAACCAAACAGCCAATTATCTATGGAGATCCTTTGCATAATCGTGTAGATTTGGGTCAGGGAGTGGGCTCAGCTGTGTGTTTATCCCAGAGTAAGACACCAGTTTCAGATCCGTCTATTCCCAAAATCGATGCCTGCCTTGAGAACTTAGGTATCCAACAGCAGCAACtgcaattacaacaacaaaagctcCTGCAGCAGCAACAACTTCTCGAGCAACAGCTCCAGCAACATCAACAGAATTCTTCTTTTGCTCGTTACAATTTAGCTAATCAAACCCCTCCACTTGTGATGAAAAAGGATATTGTAGTTAGTCAGACAACTAGTTCCCAGCCTATAGTTACTGCGAGAGTAGCTCCACTGGCTTCTCAACCTGTTTGTAATGCCCCGCATGAAATCTATGGCGGAGTTGCTCTCGAGCTACAAAATAAGCCGACAGTAATGAACCTGTCCACAGGAAAACCCCATGTTATGATGGTTCAGCTTGATGAGAGTAAAACATCTCAGGCAGGAACAGTAACTCAGTTAGTCAAGAAAGAAGATCCTCCTCCCACGCCTCAAGTCTTGGATTTGACTGGGCAGATAAAACCAGAAAACCAAGTTGCTTGTTGCGATGTCGTATACAATTTGCCATTTGCTGGTTCCTGTGCAGGGTCATTCACTCAGAAGCCAACGATGGTATCACCAGATAAAAAATCTTCCACTGAGACTTCAAAAGCACCACCTCCTCCGCACTACAGTAACAGTCAACAGCAACAATCTCCGGCTCCACAGGGTGTAAAGGAGGAACATAAAGCATACCAAACACCAATCGTTCCATCAGGAAGAATACAACCCTCCATGTCTGATACTAATCTGCCCTCTATGACTGATGCTGGTCACTACCAGAGGAATATTAAAGAGGGTATGGCAGTAGATCTTAGCAACACAAATCAGACATATGATAGTGGATACCTCGGCATAGGAGCTCAGTACGGCTCATACACAGACTTGCGTCACCAAGGAGACATCGCAGGTCCCACATTACCCATTCGGCGTTATGGCTCAATgtcaaatattaattctgacTACTGTTATGGGCCAAAGGAGTTAACAGGACCACAGGACTCCAATCTAGCTCAATTCAGTGCAACTACTGCAAGGGAAATTAGCCAGATGTGTGCTGCTCTTAACACAGTGGATCAGTTTGCTACACGGTACGGAAATAATCATGAACTAATACCCTATGGTGTTGGAAGAGGTGCACATTTAGGTAGGCTAAATCTCCATCAAAGTTTAGCATCAATAAGAGCAAGTCTGATGTATGGCTCAGATGGAAGAGCCTTGTCAAATGGTCAAACCCTAACAAACCTAATAAATGCAAGACAAGCAAGTATACGTGCCTTGTATCCTGCTGCTTTAAGAGGAGGTGATGGCATGATATATTCTACCATAAACACTCCAATAGCCTCTACTTTGCCAATTACTACCCAGCCAGGCCCGGTTCTGCACCCCATGCCTAGAGGCATTTACAGGCCATATCCTGCAGGTGTAACTGCTGTACCATTAGCTAGTCTTACCAGGTTGCCTCAAGTGAGTCCCAGAACTCCACTGGCCACACAAGGAACATATTCATATCCTCCTTCAAACCAGTACTCCGCTTCAGCCACAACCTCTGTCACTATACCTACTCTAAGCACCTCACAACATGAAACTCCCATGTATCTTGGAAAGCCTTCAACTGCAGTTCCAATTATCCAACCAACCCAAGCCAACGCAATCGGCACCCAGCCCGATCAGATTCAACATACGTCACAGATGATGTCCAGCTCCCAAGGTCAAGGTCAGCTTCCAAGTGTCAAGCCAGCACAAGCCCAGATTCAGCAACAGCAACTACCTACTCAAACTGAACCTTTATCATTAACCCAAACCCATCCTCAAGCTCAATCCATCAGTCAACCCCAACCTCCAGTTTTGACACATGGTAACATCACACAGAGTGTTACTGCCCCAGCTTCAAAAATATCTCCAAGTGATGCTCAGAAAGGTAAGGAGGATGAGAGGCTTAGTCAGCAACAAGAGCACATGCTGCAGCTAGAGCGAGAGCGTGTTGAATTGGAAAAGCTTAGGCAGATGCGCCTTCATGAGGAGCTTGAGCGAGATTGTATGGAGCTTCAGCGACACAGAGAAAAAGAACAACTAATTGTTCAGCGTGAAATTCAAGAATTGCAGACCATCAAGCAACAGGTCCTACAACAACAGCAAGCAGAGCGGGAGACTCAGCTTATTATGCAAAGAGAGCAACTGGCCCAGCAGAGAATGCAGCTTGAACAAATCCAATCTCTGCAGCAGCAACTCCAACTGCAGCTGGAGGAGCAGAAAAGACAAAAGACAGCAGCAGTGGAGGCAGCAGCAGCTGCTGCAGCAGCAGAAGCAGCCGCGGCTTCAGCAGTCGCTGCTGCGACATCTGCCCAGGGTGCCATACAAGGGGTTGTGGTTGGAGGAGGGCCTCCTCAAGGCTTCCTTATTTGTGATCAGAGTGGAAGGGTTATTCAACAAGATGGTCAAACGGTTCAGTTCTGGCAAGATGGACAAGTGGTCCAAGCTGTGGTGGCTTCTAGACCTATTCACAGTTCTGTGTCTGAAATgtctttgagaagcactgacaaACAGGCTGAGTCAAAGATTATGAAGAAGCAAAATTCCATGCCCCGTCTCAGAGACAGCACAGAGGATGATTCCGGAAAGAAGATAGCAGACAGTTGCATTCAAACAGATGATGAAGATGGAGAGGACCGATTCATAAACCGGCGCAGAAGAACAAGACGTATTGCAGACTGCAGTGTGCAGACTGATGAAGAGGACCAGGCAGACTGGGACCAGCAGCCAGTAAGGCGCCGACGCTCACGTGTATCAAAGCACTCAGAATCCAGTGGTGAGACTAAGTCAGAGGGGTCATCAAGAGCAGTATCGGCAAGTATAGCTATTCAAACCTTAAATGACTCATCATGCCAGACAGAATCTGACCAACTAGGTAGGGTTTCACCAGCTATTCATATCACTATGGCAGATAGCTCAAAGGTTGACCTGTTACATTACATAGCAGCCCCTGAAAGGACCCACAAGGGAGAAAGTCTGGCTTGTCAAACTGAACCAGAGTCACAGTCTCAAGGTGTGGTTGCTCCTCAACTCAGTGTCCCTACAACAATTAGTCCATACTCGACAAGTCTACACATAGTTGGCGCCAATACATCTGACCCAAACTCCCAGAGACTTCAAGGAGTTGCGAAGTTCGAGAGACGAAAACCCGACCCTCTGGACATTGGTTATCAGCAGCAAGCAAACGAAACTTCTCGTCAGCCCCCCAAATCCCCTCAGGTTTTGTACTCCCCAGTGTCTCCATTGTCTCCTCATCGAATGTTGGAGACAACATTTACCTCGCAAGAAAAGCTGAACAAAGCACATGTGACACCCCAGCAAAAGGCCTTCACTGCTGAATCACCACAACGCCACCAGTCTCTACCAAGACCCATCAAAAGTGTGCAGCGCTCCATGTCTGATCCAAAGCCTCTCAGCCCAACATCAGAGGACCCCGCCAAGAACAGATTCTCTCCATATTATCAGCAAGCTGTGTCTAACAATCAG CAGATGGCCtccctgcagcagcagcagcagaatgcTGTGATGAGGAAGGTAAAGAGGACTCTTCCCAGCCCCCCTCCAGAAGAGACTCCGCTCCCCATAGTTACTCCAGCACAAATGTACAGTTCTCCTGGCATGCCTCAGAGAGTTTTGCCTAGACCTGCACAAGGAGTCACCAAGGCAGGCTTGCTGAGTGAACTGAAAGCTGTGGAACAAGAGTCATCAAAGCTCAGGAAACAGCAAGCCGAActggaagaagaagagaaagagaTTGACGCCAAATTACGTTACTTGGAATTGGGCATTACTCAACGTAAGGAGACCATGGTGAAGGAGCGGGAGAGGAGAGAGTTGGCTTACTTGCGCTGTATGGGTGATGCTCGGGACTACATGTCAGACAGCGAGCTCAATAACCTGAGGATGGGAACTGCAGCGCCAACCTTTGATGCTAATGGTTTGCTGACAAGGCCCAGCACTGCACCATTGAGTCAGTTTACTAATGATCTCAATGCAACGTCCCAGTATCCCTCAACGTCCGCCTATATGTCTTATCCTTACCCTCAAAATCAACCATCAACACAGCAGCCAGGCTCCTCCTACCATCAAATTGgcttccaaccacctcagtacCCTTCATCCTCTGCTCCCCAGCCAGGGACGTTCCAGCCCCACCCCCCTCCAGGCCCTGGCTATCAGAACCAGGGAACCTATTCCTCCCGTATGTATAGCCAACCCTCTTACCAAACAGATCTTGGCATGCATCAGCATGGTCACCAGACCTTCCATCCACCAAGCCAGCCAATGCCAGGCCAGAGCCTTCCTTACCCCAGCCACAGTTCCTACCAACCTGGACTGTCTTACCCATCCCAGGCAGATATCCTCACAGTACACCAAAGACCAAGGCAGACCTCTTTGGCTGACCTCGAGCAGAAACTTCCCACCAATTATGAGGTCATCAGCAACCCAGCAGTCTCGGTGGCCACGTCAGCTCCAGATGGGACATATGGCTCCGCCTACAGCAATGCGTATGGACAATATCGCCCCTCTGAGCCTGGCCTCACACACTCTGGTGACAGCCCAACATCTGCTTATGTTCCAGATGAACATTACACCTCTAACTTAGAGCAGAACATTCCAAGGAATTATGtaatgattgatgacatcagCGAATTGACAAAAGACAACACAGGTCAACCAACTGATGCCCTCGGTCATCCGATAGGAGGGCGATATCGCAGCGAGAATGGCCCTGGACGTGGTGGCACCTATGGTAGACCAGAAGATGAGCCGGTGGATGCATATGGAAGACCTACTGGCACAGCGGGTTACCAGAGCACAGTGGACAGTCGTACTAGCACCACAGTTAGTGGAGGATCGTATTATTACGATGACTACAAACACTCATCACGGAGCAACTCCAGTAGCCACAAAGGCTCACCCAAAAATCTTGCCCCTGCCGTAGTCTCTTCTAAACGTAGTAAGCACCGAAAACAGGGGATGGAGCAGAAAATATCAAAGTTTTCTCCTATTGAGGAAGCTCGAGATGTGGAGGCAGACCTGGCATCCTACACTATGACAACCTCAACAGGAGGCAGTTGTACGGTGGTCTCCCGGTCCAAGAAGCAGGATGATACAACATACGGAATGAAGAGGAATGCTTACGACCAGCAGAAATATTACGGCACCAGTCGCGAGGGACTTGAGGAAGAAGATCGCATGTACGGCTCTGGTAGGTCCAGGTCCACCGGATACGGCATGGATAAGATATCATCCCGAGATGCCTCAGGACACAGAAGCAAATCCTACGAGAGGGATGCCATAGAACGTTCTCAGAGAAGTAGTCGCAGCGGACGGCCACCCATACGCAATCAGAATTCAGAGGAAGAGAGTCCAATCAGTCCTGTTGGTAAACCTGTCGGCATTGGACGGAGTTCTGCTGCGGCAAATGCCCATGATGTGAGGAACCAATATGGGTCAAGTCATTCACTTCCAGATGTGCAGGACCACCACAAGAAGGACCTTCCTAGGAGTCATGTGTATAAACCAGATGACCCTTACCTTGTAGACGACATGCACTGTGCTGTTTCTGACAGTGAAG CCTATCATTTGGGCCAAGAGGAGACTGATTGGTTTGAAAAGCCTCGGGAGGCCCGATCAGAACGCTCAAGACATCACAGAGGTGGGAGTCAGTCATCGACAGGTCGGCGCACAAAGCACACCTACCATGACTATGATGAACCGCCGGAGGAATACGCACCCCAGGATGACACCCATCAACGCCATTCCTCGGCATCATCACGGGACCAGCGATATCACAGCAACAGTTCTGGGAGGCACAACTCTTCTCGACACGCCTCAGAAGATCCCAGGTCCTCACGTTCTACCAGGACACACCCCAAAGACACTTCAGGACGCTCTGACGGCAGGAGCGCTTCCTCTGCACAGAGGCGGGGCGGCCCAGACTCCCGTTCTGCTCAAGGAAGCCCCCGGAACTCAGGAGACTTCTCCCGTGACCCGGCTGCCGGTCATCACCACGGTACTGGGGGGCGGAGCCAGAGACAACCGGGAGAGCGCACAAGAAGGCAAGATCCATCTGCTGCAGGCCCGAAGATGCAGCAGCAGGGCCATGCTGGGCAACGTTCAAGTGGTCAAAGCCAGTCGGGGAGACATCCAGGCTCTGAAGCTCTTGATGGTACTCAGCAAGCCCAGCAGCAGCCGCTAAGTgtacagcagcaacagcagcagccgcAGCAGCACAGTCAACCCCCTCCGAGCAGCCAGCCAACAACTACAGCAGGAACCGGACCACCACAGCAGCAGCAACCCAAACCAAGCCATGCGCAGACACAGGGACGTCCATCAGGAGGCTCTGCAGTAGGACAGCCAGCAACTACAGCG GTAAAAATGGATGCCACACCGTCAGCCACTTCCATAGGAATGAAGCCTACAATGGCAGTCCCAACCATACCTCAGACAACCAAAACAACCCCACCCCCTCTAACAGGCATTG GCTCGAAAGCTGCCCCGGTTGGGATCGGTAGCAAAGCCGGTGGTTTCGGCAGTGCTGCAGCTGGACAAGCACCCGCTGAAGGGGAAAACGTTCTGACCAAAATTCTGCAAGGAGGCGCAGCGGAGCAGGCGGGAAAACTGGGAGACG CTTTGTCTGGCCTTGGGAAGAAATTTACTTCATTCTTTTGA